One genomic segment of Gammaproteobacteria bacterium includes these proteins:
- the livM gene encoding high-affinity branched-chain amino acid ABC transporter permease LivM: MPSTAASPAASEVRWNLVFRQAVLEAAAAFALALLLLGPIVGLVLDGYQVKNELQRPLLIAAIIAVGRFLVTLATHTPAGQAALDRFNARRRQPGVLVVSAAESGRQRWWLLAIIILGLTLPFLASKYWLTVLIQAMIYVLLGLGLNIVVGLAGLLDLGYVAFYAVGAYGLALGAQYLDLGFWSALPLAAMLAALFGGVLGFPVLRMHGDYLAIVTLGFGEIIRLVLNNWLEFTGGPNGVSAPAPQLFGLEFTRTARDGGVPFHEYFQISYDPLHRFVFIYLVLFLIVCLMVVVVTRLRDMPVGRAWEALREDEIACRALGINHVLVKLSAFMMGATVGGIAGVFFATYQGFINPMSFNFFESALIVAIVVLGGLGSTTGVIVAAVVLTILPELLRAFADYRVFAFGALMVLMMIWRPRGLMRPRRRAFEVKGLCP; encoded by the coding sequence ATGCCGTCGACTGCTGCTTCACCCGCTGCCAGCGAGGTTCGCTGGAATCTGGTTTTTCGTCAAGCCGTCCTGGAAGCCGCCGCTGCCTTCGCGCTGGCGCTCCTGCTGCTTGGCCCCATCGTCGGTCTGGTGCTGGATGGTTATCAGGTCAAAAATGAATTGCAGCGCCCGTTGCTGATCGCCGCGATCATTGCCGTGGGCCGGTTCCTGGTGACGTTGGCGACGCATACTCCGGCGGGGCAGGCCGCGCTTGACCGGTTCAACGCCCGTCGCCGGCAACCGGGCGTGCTGGTAGTCAGCGCCGCGGAAAGCGGCAGGCAGCGTTGGTGGTTGTTGGCCATTATCATCCTTGGCCTGACTCTGCCGTTTCTAGCCAGCAAATACTGGCTGACCGTACTGATCCAGGCCATGATCTACGTGCTGCTCGGTCTGGGCTTGAACATTGTGGTTGGACTGGCCGGATTGCTGGATCTGGGCTATGTCGCTTTTTACGCTGTGGGCGCTTACGGTCTGGCCTTGGGCGCACAGTATCTCGATCTCGGTTTCTGGAGCGCACTGCCATTGGCCGCGATGCTGGCGGCGCTGTTCGGCGGCGTACTCGGTTTTCCGGTGCTGCGTATGCACGGCGACTACCTGGCGATTGTCACCCTGGGTTTTGGCGAAATTATCCGCCTGGTGCTGAACAACTGGCTGGAGTTCACCGGTGGCCCTAACGGCGTCTCTGCCCCCGCTCCGCAGTTATTTGGTCTGGAGTTCACCCGCACCGCCCGGGATGGGGGTGTGCCCTTTCATGAATATTTCCAGATCAGCTATGACCCCCTCCACCGTTTTGTCTTCATTTACCTGGTCTTATTTCTGATCGTCTGCCTGATGGTCGTAGTGGTTACCCGCCTGCGCGACATGCCGGTCGGTCGCGCCTGGGAAGCGTTGCGCGAGGACGAAATTGCCTGTCGCGCCCTGGGTATTAACCACGTCCTGGTCAAACTGTCAGCCTTTATGATGGGCGCCACGGTCGGCGGTATCGCTGGCGTCTTTTTTGCGACCTACCAAGGTTTCATCAACCCGATGTCCTTCAATTTCTTTGAGTCGGCGTTGATTGTCGCCATCGTGGTGCTCGGCGGACTTGGTTCCACAACCGGAGTGATTGTGGCGGCGGTGGTGCTGACGATTCTCCCGGAACTACTGCGCGCCTTCGCCGACTACCGGGTATTTGCCTTTGGGGCGCTAATGGTGCTGATGATGATCTGGCGACCGCGCGGCTTGATGCGCCCCCGGCGGCGCGCTTTCGAGGTCAAGGGGTTATGCCCATGA
- a CDS encoding ATP-binding cassette domain-containing protein → MHPPILEVTGLTMRFGGILALNDISFAVKCNSISALIGPNGAGKTTVFNCLTGFYKATEGRIALHTPRAAIDLISILGQPFKASDFINPAVFADRLYYKMFGGTHRVTRAGVARTFQNVRLFKEMTAIENLLVAQHLQLNRNLLAGLLRTAAYRQSERDALERAYAWLQVFGLAEDANRLAGELPYGHQRRLEIARAMCTSPRLLCLDEPAAGLNPRETTELSQLIRQLRDEHGVTILLIEHDMSLVMDLSEHIVVLDYGEVIADGDPQTVAHHPAVLAAYLGTEAVNDDESR, encoded by the coding sequence ATCCATCCGCCGATTCTGGAAGTGACCGGGTTGACCATGCGCTTTGGCGGTATCCTGGCCCTCAACGACATCAGCTTTGCGGTCAAGTGTAATTCGATCTCTGCGCTGATCGGTCCCAATGGCGCTGGCAAGACCACGGTATTCAATTGCTTGACCGGCTTCTACAAAGCCACGGAAGGCCGGATTGCCTTGCATACACCGCGCGCTGCCATTGATCTGATTAGTATTCTTGGCCAACCCTTCAAGGCGAGCGACTTTATTAACCCAGCGGTCTTTGCCGACCGATTGTATTACAAAATGTTTGGCGGCACCCACCGGGTGACGCGGGCCGGAGTGGCGCGCACTTTCCAGAACGTAAGGTTATTCAAGGAAATGACGGCGATTGAAAACCTGCTGGTCGCCCAGCATTTGCAACTCAATCGCAACCTGCTGGCCGGTTTATTGCGAACTGCAGCTTATCGCCAGTCGGAACGGGATGCTCTGGAGCGCGCTTATGCCTGGCTCCAGGTATTTGGATTGGCTGAAGACGCGAATCGCTTGGCCGGAGAATTGCCCTACGGCCATCAACGTCGGCTGGAAATCGCCCGCGCCATGTGTACGAGTCCCCGATTGTTGTGTCTCGACGAACCGGCGGCGGGTTTGAATCCCCGCGAAACGACGGAACTCAGTCAGTTGATTCGCCAGTTACGTGATGAACACGGCGTTACGATTCTACTGATTGAACACGACATGAGCTTGGTGATGGATTTATCAGAACACATTGTGGTGCTGGATTATGGCGAGGTCATTGCTGACGGCGATCCGCAGACTGTGGCGCATCATCCCGCCGTGCTGGCGGCTTATCTGGGAACCGAGGCGGTGAACGACGATGAGTCCCGTTGA
- a CDS encoding ABC transporter ATP-binding protein: protein MSPVEPLLQIHELDARYGPIQALRQVSLYINPGEIVTLIGANGAGKSTLLMSLFGDPQPAGGWIRYQGQDITSLPTHEIAKRGIAQAPEGRRIFAAMSVEENLLMGAIPIGIDHVDADLIKVFELFPRLKERRNQRAGTLSGGEQQMLAIGRALMSRPRLLLLDEPSLGLAPLMVQRIFATIQEIRDSGATIFLVEQNAHHALKLAQRGYVLVNGEIHLSGTGEELLADPEVRRAYLGGRG, encoded by the coding sequence ATGAGTCCCGTTGAGCCGTTGTTGCAAATTCACGAACTGGATGCCCGCTATGGCCCGATTCAAGCGTTGCGTCAAGTCTCTTTGTACATTAATCCAGGCGAGATCGTGACCCTGATCGGCGCGAATGGGGCCGGCAAATCGACCTTATTGATGAGCCTGTTTGGCGATCCACAACCGGCGGGAGGCTGGATTCGCTATCAGGGTCAGGATATCACCAGCCTGCCCACGCATGAAATCGCCAAGAGAGGCATTGCGCAAGCCCCGGAAGGACGACGAATCTTTGCGGCGATGAGCGTGGAGGAAAATTTGTTGATGGGGGCGATTCCCATCGGGATCGATCATGTGGACGCTGACCTGATTAAAGTATTTGAACTGTTCCCGCGTCTGAAGGAACGGCGCAATCAGCGGGCCGGCACGCTCTCCGGCGGTGAACAGCAGATGCTGGCGATTGGCCGGGCGCTGATGAGCCGGCCCCGGTTATTGCTGCTGGATGAACCCAGTCTGGGGCTGGCGCCGCTAATGGTGCAACGCATTTTCGCCACGATTCAGGAAATTCGCGATAGTGGCGCAACGATCTTTTTGGTGGAACAAAATGCTCATCACGCGCTGAAACTGGCCCAGCGCGGCTATGTGCTGGTCAATGGCGAAATTCACCTGTCGGGAACAGGCGAGGAGCTGCTGGCTGACCCGGAAGTAAGGCGGGCTTACCTGGGCGGACGAGGGTGA
- a CDS encoding AI-2E family transporter, producing MIKYALALILALLLPTLLIMWFIPGFGLVLLGSMLLAYVLDPIVNWLEKRICRRSFSAFILTFILPNLLLLWFLFVLPDILNQLIIITKGFPALYDQALAPILESRIGVRLDWSWVMDHLPRWSTDYLTHSFESILKFNLYALLFIVIAFILLRDWERIIATLRTIFYDLTPDAWNDEIDQLFMQIGQSISRLIRGQLQIGSILAIYYGLAFHILGTLAEGDLRFFSVWMLIGIVTGYLNILPYIGVPMGGLVAGVLALMTFKFEVLWIYIALLITVTLGVTIDHKILTPAIIGRTVKVYELFVYLTIYLGGTLGGVVGVIFALPAMVIINEIVKHFYKHWLLHRHVERESVQRSGGNEPQL from the coding sequence ATGATCAAATATGCTTTAGCTTTAATTTTGGCTTTACTCTTGCCAACATTATTAATCATGTGGTTCATTCCTGGTTTTGGCTTGGTGTTGCTGGGTTCAATGTTGCTGGCTTATGTGTTAGATCCGATTGTCAATTGGTTGGAGAAGCGCATCTGTCGGCGATCATTCAGCGCTTTTATTTTAACCTTTATTCTTCCTAATCTGCTGTTGTTATGGTTTTTATTCGTGTTACCTGATATCCTTAATCAACTGATAATAATCACAAAAGGCTTCCCTGCCTTGTATGATCAGGCGTTGGCACCCATTCTTGAAAGTCGGATTGGAGTGCGACTGGACTGGAGCTGGGTGATGGACCATCTACCGCGCTGGTCTACAGATTATCTGACACACAGCTTTGAAAGCATTCTTAAATTTAACTTGTATGCACTACTGTTCATAGTGATCGCCTTTATTCTGTTGCGCGATTGGGAACGGATTATCGCTACCCTGCGAACCATTTTTTACGATTTAACTCCGGATGCCTGGAACGATGAGATCGATCAATTGTTCATGCAAATCGGTCAGTCAATTTCGCGCCTGATCCGCGGACAGTTGCAGATTGGCAGCATTTTGGCGATCTATTATGGTTTGGCGTTCCATATTCTGGGGACGTTGGCTGAGGGAGATTTGCGTTTTTTCAGTGTCTGGATGCTGATCGGCATCGTCACCGGCTATCTGAATATACTGCCCTATATCGGGGTGCCGATGGGTGGATTGGTCGCTGGCGTATTGGCGCTGATGACTTTTAAATTTGAAGTTTTGTGGATTTATATCGCCTTGCTGATCACGGTGACATTAGGTGTCACCATCGACCATAAAATCCTGACTCCCGCTATTATAGGCCGCACGGTTAAGGTCTATGAATTGTTTGTGTACCTAACCATTTATCTCGGTGGGACATTGGGTGGAGTCGTTGGGGTGATTTTCGCGCTGCCCGCCATGGTGATCATCAACGAGATCGTCAAGCATTTTTACAAACATTGGTTGCTGCACCGTCATGTCGAACGTGAAAGCGTCCAGCGCTCGGGCGGCAACGAACCGCAATTGTAA
- a CDS encoding acetate uptake transporter has translation MSEQKLGNPAVVGLAGFGLTTLVLQFHNVGWMPSIGPVVWLGLMFGGTAQLIAGLQEMKTGNNFGYCAFTSYGAFWIALCLMLLGNKYDLFKASTTDVGWFLVAWTLFTAILWVGSLRVHGAMAFTFTTLLIGFILLDLAHFGYPGLTVVAGYELMVCALAAWYMMARVILNEIYGKELLPAGKPWVS, from the coding sequence ATGTCTGAACAAAAACTTGGTAATCCAGCAGTGGTTGGGCTAGCTGGATTTGGTTTGACCACCCTGGTTTTGCAATTCCACAATGTTGGCTGGATGCCCAGCATCGGCCCTGTGGTTTGGCTGGGATTGATGTTCGGTGGAACCGCGCAGCTGATTGCCGGTCTCCAGGAGATGAAAACCGGTAACAATTTCGGTTACTGCGCTTTTACTTCCTATGGCGCATTCTGGATTGCTCTGTGCCTGATGTTGCTCGGCAATAAGTACGACCTGTTCAAGGCCAGCACCACCGATGTAGGCTGGTTCCTGGTCGCCTGGACATTGTTCACCGCGATTTTGTGGGTTGGGTCGCTGCGGGTTCATGGCGCGATGGCCTTTACCTTCACTACACTGCTCATTGGGTTCATCCTGCTCGATCTGGCGCATTTCGGCTATCCGGGCCTGACCGTGGTGGCTGGCTATGAACTGATGGTCTGCGCCCTGGCCGCCTGGTACATGATGGCGCGGGTCATTCTGAACGAGATTTACGGTAAGGAGCTCTTGCCAGCGGGCAAGCCCTGGGTTTCCTGA